DNA sequence from the Gaiella occulta genome:
GGCGTCGTCGCCGTCATCGGCCCCTCCACGTCGGGCGCCGTCGCCGCGACGAGCCAGACGCTGTTCCAGGCCGGGCTCGCCCACATCTCGCCGTCTGCGACGCGTACGTCGCTGACGAAGGGCACGTCGAGGCAGGCGACGCCGGGCTTCTTCCGCGTCATCGCCGACGACGGCATCCAGGGCCCGGGCGACGCCCGCTTCATGATCGAGAAGCTGAAGGTGAAGAAGGTCGTCCTCATCGACGCGCAGGAGCCGTACTCGGTCGGTCTCGCCGACGCGACGCAGGCGTACCTGAAGTCGAAGGGCGTGACGACGATCCGGGAGTCCGTCTCGATCAACCAGTCGGACTTCTCCTCCATCGTGACGAAGGTCCCCAACGACACGGACATCGTCTTCGCACCGTTCCAGCAGCCGCCGAAGGCGCAGACGCTCGCGCAGCAGCTGCTCGAGCAGGGCAAGAAGGCCAAGGTGTTCGGCGGTGACGGTACGGCGGACGCGGACAAGTTCAACGTCCCCGGCTCGTACGTCTCGAACTTCGCGGCTCCGATCAGCAACTTCGCCTACAACAAGGCGATCATCGACGGCTGGAAGAAGGACAACCCGGGGCAGAGCCTCGGCGTGTTCGGCCCGCCCGCCTACGGTGCCGTGCAGGTCGCGCTGAACGCGATCAGGCTCGCGTGCAACCAGGGCAAGGGGCAGCTCAAGGATCGCCGTGACGTGATCCGCAACGTCAAGCGCATCCGGGTGAAGAACTGGATCCTCGGTGGCGACTTCCGGTTCTCGACGAAGACGAACGACCCGCTCAACGGGGCGTTCTACATCTTCCAGGTGCAGCCCGACAAGACGTACAAGCTCGTCGGGTAGGGAACGAAACGACCAGGCGAGCGGCCCGGCAGATCCGCCGGGCCGCTCGCTGTTTTCAGGCATAGACTCGCGCTCTCGTGGACAACTTCATCCAGTTCACCGTCAACGCGCTGACGCTCGGCAGCGTCTACGCGCTCATCGCGCTCGGATACTCGCTCGTCTACGGGATCCTGAAGCTGCTCAACTTCGCGCACGGCGACGTCTTCATGGTCGGCGCGTTCATCGGCTTCGGCGTGCTGCAGGCGCTCGGCGGCGCCGCCGACCCGGTCATCTCGATCTGGTTCGTGCTCGTGCTCGTCATGCTCTCCGCGATGGCAGGCTGCGCCATCCTCGGCGTCGCGATCGAGCGCTTCGCCTACCGGCCGCTGCGCAACGCGCCGCGCATCGCGCCGCTGATCAGCGCGCTCGGCGTGTCGTTCTTCCTCACGTACTCGATGCAGCTCATGTTCGGCAGCCAGCAGCGCGACTACAACGCGTTCGCGATGGCCAACGGCGCGCTTTTCTTCAAGGGCTTCGACATCGGCAGCGTGCGCGTGCCGCTGCTGCGCATCGTCATCGTCGTGTCCGCGTTCGTGCTCATGATCCTGCTCTGGCTCCTCGTCACGAAGACGCGGATCGGGAAGGCGATGCGCGCGACCTCGTACGACCGCGAGGCGGCGGCGATGATGGGCATCGACATCGACCGCGTGATCGTGTTCGCGTTCGTGCTCGGCTCCGCCCTCGCGGGCGCGGCCGGCGTGATGTTCGCGCTGCGCGCGCCGGCTTCGGTCACGATCGGCTTCGTCGCGGGCCTGAAGGGGTTCACCGCCGCGGTGATCGGCGGTATCGGCTCCATCCCGGGCGCCATGGCCGGCGGCCTCATCCTCGGCTTCGCCGAGTCGTTCACGCAGGGCTACATCTCGACGCGCTGGTCGGACCTGTTCGTGTTCCTGATCCTGATCGCGTTCATGCTCCTGCGCCCGCAGGGGCTCTTCGGCAAGGCGGACATCAAGAAGGTATGAGCGAGCAGCGGCCCCCCGAGAGCGCCGGCACGACCCCGGCCGTCGGCAAGGACGAGTGGGTCGCGCGTCTCGACGACAACCGGGCGCGCCGCACGGGGCTGCCCGGCGTCGTCGAGGAGCGCCTGCGGAACGTCCCCTGGTGGGCGTGGCTGACGCTGTTCGTCGCCGCCGTCGCGGCGCTCCCGATCGTCTACGACAGCGGCTACGTCAGGCGCGTGGCATTCGACACCGTCGTCTACATGCTGCTCGCGCTCGGGCTCAACGTCGTCGTCGGGTGGGGCGGCCTGCTCGACCTCGGCTACGTCGCCTTCTACGGCATCGGCGCCTACTCGTACGCGCTGCTCTCCTCCAACCAGTTCGACGTCCACCTGCCGACGCTCGTCACCGTGCCGCTCGTGGTCGCTATCGGCGCCGTCGTCGGCCTCCTCGTCGGTCTGCCGTCACGCCGGCTCTCCGGCGACTACCTCGCGATCGTGACGCTGTTCTTCTTCCAGCTCTTCATCGTCGTCGTCACGAACGGCGATCACCTCTTCGGCACCAACGTCACCGGCGGCTCGAACGGGATCGGCGGCGTCGAGGCGGACGTCGACCCGTTCAACCTGTTCGGCCGCGACCTCGTCGTCTCGACGGGCGGGATCTTCAACGTCTGGTACCTGTACGTCGCGCTCGCGTTCTTCGTCGTCGTGTTCGTGCTGCTGCGCTTCGTGAACCACTCGCGCATCGGCCGGGCCTGGCGCTCGCTGCGCGAGGACCCGCTCGCCGCGGAGATGATGGGCATGCCGGTCAACTGGCTCAAGCTGCTCGCGTTCTCGTTCGGCGCCGCGGTGGCGGCGCTCTCCGGCACCATCTTCGCCGGGCTCAACGGCGGCGTCTTCCCGACGACGTTCGCCTTCCCGCTCCTCATCACCGTCTACACGATGGTGATCCTGGGCGGCTCGGGCAGCCAGGCCGGCGTCGTCGTCGGGGCCATCCTCGTCAACGTGCTCCTCGAGCTGCTGCGTGACCCCGGGCAGTCCCGCTACCTCTTCTACTTCCTCATCGTCGTCGGCCTTCTCGCCATCTTCCGGCTCTCCGTGCGGCTCGCCGTCGTCCTCGGCGGCACCATCGTGCTCGGCTTCGCCGTCCACGCGATCGCGTCGTCCATCTCCGACGCGGCCGTGTCGGGTGCGTCGAACGGGGGCGGCTGGCTCGCCGACGCCCTGCGCCAGTGGGTGATCACGCCGTCCAGCCTCGGGGCGTGGGCGCCGATCTCGTACGTGGCGCTCGTGTCGCTCGTGCTCGTGCTCACGCTGCTCGCAGGCTGGGTGCGCATCGCCGTGCTCGTGCCGACGCTGTACCTCGCCGCCTTCGTGTGGGAGAACGTGATGCTCGCCAAACCGGAGGCGACGCGCTTCATCGTCCTCGGAGCGATCCTCGTCGCCGTGATGATCGTCCGTCCGTCCGGCCTGCTCGGCGAGAAGCGGGTCGAGATCGTCTGATGGGCGAGAAGCTCCTCGATCTGCAGGGTGTGTCGATGGCGTTCGGCGGCCTGACGGTGATCGACGGGCTCGACCTGCACGTCGACGAAGGCGAGATCGTGAGCGTGATCGGGCCGAACGGGGCCGGCAAGACGACGCTGTTCAACCTCGTCACCGGCGTGTACGAGCCCAGCGCCGGCGACATCGTCTTCGCGGGCGAGAGCATCAAGGGGCTGGAGCCGCACAGGATCACGCGCAAGGGAATCGCCCGCACGTTCCAGACGCTGCGGCTGTTCCTCAACATGTCGGTGCGGGAGAACGTGATGGCCGCCGCGTACGGGCACACGCGCGCCGGGGTGTTCCGCTCGATGTTCCGGACGCCCGGCCAGCGCCGCGAGGAGAAGGAGATCCGCGAGCTGGCCGAGCGCTGCCTCGCGTTCTTCGGCGAGCGGCTGATGGGGTATCGCTGGGATCAGCCCGCGTACAGCCTCTCGTATGCGAACCGGCGCCGCCTCGAGATCGCCCGCGCGACGGCCACCAAGCCGCGGCTGCTCCTGCTCGACGAGCCGGCCGCCGGCATGAACCCGAAGGAGACGCAGGAGATCACCGAGCTGATCGGCAAGCTCCGCAGCGAGGGCGGCTTCACGATCCTCGTCATCGAGCACGACATGCACGTCGTCGAGGGCATCTCCGACCGCGTCGTCGCGCTCGACCACGGCGTCAAGATCGCGGAGGGCTCGTTCGAGGACGTCGCGACCGCGCCGCAGGTCGTCGAGGCGTACCTCGGCACGGGAGGGATGGCGAGGAAATGAGCGCCGCCGCGCCGCTGCTGCAGCTCGAGGGGATCAACACCTACTACGGGCAGATCCACATCCTGCAGGACTCGAGCATGGTCGTCGGTGAGGGCGAGCTCGTCTGCCTGCTCGGAGGCAACGCCTCGGGCAAGTCGACCACGCTGAAGACGATCCTCGGCATCGTCGCGCCGCGGACGGGCCGCGTGCTGCTCGGCGGCGAGGACGTCACGCGGATGCCGACCGCGCACCGCATCCGGCGCGGCCTCGCGATCGTGCCGGAGAACCGGCGCCTGTTCGGCCCGATGACCGTGCTCGAGAACCTCGAGATGGGCGCCTACCTGCGGCCGAAGGCCGACCTGAAGGAGGAGTTCGAGCGCGTCTACACCCTGTTCCCGCTCCTCTACGAGCGTCGCTCCCAGCTCGCGGGGACACTGTCGGGGGGCGAGCAGCAGATGGTCGCGATGGGACGCGCGTTGATGTCGAAGCCGAAGCTGCTGCTGATGGACGAGCCCTCGATGGGGCTCGCCCCGGTGCTCGTCGAGCGCAGCTTCGAGATCATCAAGCAGGTCAACGACGCGGGCGTCGCGATGCTCGTGGTGGAGCAGAACGCGAACGTGTCGCTGTCGATCGCCGACCGCGGCTACGTGCTCTCGACCGGCCGCGTCGTGCTCGAGGGCAAGGCGGCCGACCTGCTCCAGAATGAAGAGCTCCGCAAGGCGTATCTGGGCCGCTGATGGGCGTCGTCAGCGCACACGGGTCGATCCCGCCCAGGCGCGGCTCCGAGCTCGCGCTGGAGACGGTGCGGCTCGGCCCGGGCGAGGCGCTCGAGGCGGGCGACGGCGGGCACGACGTGCTGCTGTTCGCCTTCGCCGGCGCGGGCACGCTCGCGGGCGAACCGCTTCCTGCGGGCGCGGCGGCGCTGCTGGCGCAGGGGGAGCAGGCGGCGCTCGCGGCCGGCGAGGGCGGGCTCGCGGCGGTGCGGGTCACGGTCGGGGCCGGCACCGATATGCATGCGCCGATGGGCGCGCGGGAGCGCATCGTCGCGATCGACGACGTCGAGCCAGGAAAGGCCACCGGCAGCCGCTCCTTCCAGGTGCTGTTCGGGCCCCACAACGGCTCCACGCGCGCGACGATGTTCGTCGGGTACATCCCGCCGGGCAGGGCGCCGTGGCACTACCACCTGTACGACGAGATCGTGTGGGTCTGGCGGGGCCCGGGCCGCTACCACAGCGGCGACACGGTCGAGGAGCTGCCCGACGGAGCCGCCTTCCGCATCGCGCCCCGGCAGGTGCACATCGTCGAGAACCTCTCGAGTGAGCGGGAGCTGGCCGTGCTCGGCATCTTCACCCCGGCCGGGAGCCCGTCCGCGGCCTACCTGATGCCGGACGTCGCAGCCGCCGCGTACGTGATCGGATGAGCCGGGTCGGCGACGCCGTCCGCGCCGAGTTCCCGATCCTCGAGCGCGCGACCTACCTCAATGCGTGCTCGCAGGGCGCGCTCTCGCACCGTGTTCGCGCCGCCTACGAGGAGTACCTCGCGGGCTGGGACGCGAACGGCGCCGAATGGGAGTTCTGGGTCGAGCGCGCGGAGACCGCGCGCGCCGGGTTCGCGCGCCTGCTGCACGGCGCGCCGGACGAGGTCGCCGTCACGACCTCGGTCTCGCAGGGAGTGAGCGCCATCGTCTCGGCCCTGCCGTTCGAGCGTGGCGGGCGCAACCGGATCGTGATCGGCGAGTACGAGTTCCCGACGGTGGGCCAGATCGCCCATGCGCAGGAGCTGCGCGGCGCGGAGGTGGTGCACGTGCGCCCCGAGCGGGACGGGTCGATCCCGGTGGAGCGCTTCGCGGAGGCGATCGACGAGCGGACGGCGCTCGTGTGCTGCACGGCGATCTCCTACCGCACGGGCCACCGCAGCGACGTCGCCGCGATCGCGGAGGCGGCGCACGCGCGGGGCGCGCTCGTGCTCGCCGACAGCTACCAGGCTGTTGGGGCGATCGAGGTCGACGTGCGCACGCTCGGCGCCGACTTCGTCGCGGGGGGGACGGTCAAGTACCTGCTCGCCTCCGCCGGTCTCGGCTTCCTGTGGGTGCGCGGCGGCCTGCTGCCGGAGCTGCTGCCCACGCAGACGGGATGGTTCGCCGACGAGGACATCTTCCGCATGGACATCTCGGACTACTCGCCGCATGCGACGGCGCGCCGCTTCGACGCGGGCACGCCGCCGGTGCCGAACATCTACGCCGGGGTCGCGGGCCTGTCGCTTGTCGAGGAGGCCGGGGTGCCGGCGATCGAGGCGCACGTGCGCGGCCTCAACACGCGCCTCATCGAGGGGCTGCACGAGATGGGCGCCACCGTCGTCACGCCCGCGGACCCCGCGCAGCGGGGTCCGCTCGTCTGCGTCCGCTCGACCGACGCGCCCGCGCTCGTGGCGTCGCTTCTGGAGGAGAGGATCGTCTGCTCGCTCCGCGACGCGAACCTTCGTGTGGCCGCCCACTACTACAACACCGACGAGGACGTCGACACGCTGCTCGCGGCGCTCGGGCGTCGGCGCCACCTGCTGGCGTGAGCTCGTGGCTCTGAGCCACAAGCCGCCTCCGGCCCGCCAGATCGCCTACGGCGACCACCCCGACCAGGTGGGCAACCTGCACCTGCCCGCGGGTGACGGGCCATGGCCGGTCGTCGTGCTCGTGCACGGCGGCTTCTGGCGCTACGGCTGGGACCGGACTCTCATGACGCCGCTCGCGCGCGACCTCGCCGGGGGCGGCATCGCGGCCTGGAACGTCGAGTACCGGCGCGTCGGCCAGGAGGGCGGCGGCTGGCCCGGCACGCTCGCCGACGTCGCCGCCGCCGCCGACGCGGCGGCAGGCCTGGAGGGCGTCGACCCGACCCGCGCGGCCACGCTCGGGCATTCGGCGGGCGGGCATCTCGCGCTCTGGCTCGCCGCGCGCCACCGGCTTCCCGCCGGGGCGCCGGGCGCGGGGCCGCGCCTGCGGCCGGTAGCCGCCGTCTCCCAGGCCGGCGTCGGCGACCTCGCGCGCGCGGCCGCGGACGGGCTCGGGGGCGGCGCCTGCGAGGCCCTGCTCGGCGGCACCCCGCTCGAGCGCCCCGACCGCTATGCGGCCGCGTCGCCCGCTGCGCTGCTGCCGCTCGGGGTGCCGCAGCTGCTCGTGCACGGCGCGCGCGACGACATCGTGCCGCCCGGCCAGAGCCGCGCCTATGCCCACGCCGCCGCCGCAGCCGGCGACGAGGTCGAGCTCGTCGAGCTCGAACAGGCCGATCACTTCGACGTCATCGAGCCGGGCCATGCCGCGTGGGCGGCCGTTGTCGGCCGCCTCCCCCGGCTGCTCGGTCTCGCAGCCTGAGCAGCGGTCAGAGCTCGGCGGCGAGAGCGCGGGCGCGCCGGCCGATCTCGTCCCGGAGCGCCCTCACCGTCTCGGCATCCTTGCCGTGCGGGTCGTCGAGCTCCCAGTCGACGTAGCGCTTGCCGGGCACGTAGGGGCACGCGTCGCCGCAACCCATGGTGACGACGACGTCCGCCCACTCGGCATCGGCCTGCTCGAGCCGCCGCGGGACGCGGCCGGAGAGGTCGATGCCGAGCTCCCGCATCACGTCCACGACCTCGGGGTGGACGTGCGCCGCCGGGGCGCTGCCGGCCGACCGCGCCTCGTGGCGACCTCGTGCCGCGCGCCGGAACAGGGCCTCGGCCATCTGCGAGCGCCCGGCGTTCTGGACGCAGACGAAGAGGACGTTCACGTCGCCGCCCGCGCCACCCGCGCGCTCCGTCCCGCTCAACAGCAGGCACATCCCCCGGAAGCGGCGTCGGGCGCGAGCTGCCGCCGCGCCGCCTCCGGCTTGCGCGCCTTCACGATCGCGCCGTGCATGCCGTCGGCGACCTCGTGCGTGAACGACACCTCGACGTCCACGAGCCCGGCCCCCTCGAGCCCGGCCACGTACTCCGAGCGCGAAAGCGCCCCGGCGATGCAGCCCGCCCAGCCGCCGCGCTCCGTGCGCTCGGCGGCCGACAGGTGATCCTCCGCGACGACGTCGCTGATGCCGAGCCTGCCGCCCGGGGCGAGCACGCGCGCGATCTCGGCCAGCACGCGTGCCTTGTCGGCGGACAGGTTGACGACGCAGTTGGAGATGACCACGTCGACGCTCTCGGCGGGCAGCGGGATGTCCTCGATCGTGCCCCTGAGGAAGTGGGCGTTCGTGACGCCGGCTTCCTGCCGGTTGCGGCGGGCGAGCGCGAGCATCTCCTCGGTCATGTCCAGGCCGTAGACGACGCCCGCCGGGCCGACGCGCCGCGCCGACAGCAGCACGTCGATGCCGCCGCCCGAGCCGAGGTCGAGCACCGTCTCGCCCTCGCGCAGCTCGGCGACGGCGGTCGGGTCGCCGCAGCCGAGGCTGGCGAGCGCGGCCGCCTCGGGCAACGCCTGCCGCTGCTCGGCGTCGTACAGGCCCGCTCCGAACAGGCTCCCCGTCGTCTCGGCACAGCACGACCCGCCGCCGCAGCTCGCGGCGTCTCTCTCGGAGACGGCCTGCGCCGCCTGCGCGTATCGTGCCCGGACCTCCTCGCGCAGCGCTTCCGCATCCACGCTCATACCGACACCACCTGTGCCTCGACGAGTGCGGCCAGCCGCGCGAGCGCCGCGCGGTCGAGCGAGTAGTAGGCCCAGACGCCGCGCTGCTCGCGAACGAGCAGGCCCGCCTGGGTGAGCTTCTTCAGGTGATGCGAGACGGTGGGCTGGGAGAGACCGAGCGCCGGCGTCAGCTCGCACACGCAGACGGGCCCGTCGCCGGCGGCGAGCAGGTTGACGAGCCGGACGCGCGCGGGGTCGGCGAGCGCCTTGAACAGCGCCGCCGTCGCCTCGGCGTCGTCGCTCGACATCGGCGGGCCGTCGAGCGGGCGGCAGCACGCGCCGCTCATCGCCTCGTCCTCTCGAGCATCAACTCTCCATCCATCGACAGTTATCGATATCAAGGATGGCGGAGAGATCGATGTTTGTCAATGTCTCCCGGCGGGCTCAGTCGAGCGGTCGCGCGGAGCGGGCGGGATCGCCCGCCGGCAGCGCGTCGCGCGGTTCCTCTGTCGGGGCGCTGAGCAGGCGCGTGCCGAAGCGACCCTGGCGGTGGCGGTTGCCCTCGTGCGAGAGCCGTGCCCGATGGCGGATGATGCACCTCGTGCGCCCCCGCGTCCACGTGTCCGAGCCCGTTCCCCGCGAGGTCGACGAGGCGCTGCGCCGCGAGTTCGACCTCGTCGGCACGCCGCAGGGCGCCGACGGCATCGTCAGCATGCTCACGGTCACGGTCGACGACGCCTACCTCGAGGCGGCCGGCCCGCAACTGCGCGTCGTCGCGAACTACGCGGTCGGCGTGAACAACATCGACCTCGCGGCGGCCCGCCGCCGTGAGGTCGTCGTCGCGAACACGCCCGACGTGCTCACCGGCGCGACGGCGGAGCTCGCGCTCACCCTGATGCTCTCGCTGCTGCGCCGGGTCGGCGAGGGCGACCGCTTCGTGCGCCGCCGCGAGCCGTGGCGGTTCTCGCTCGAGTTCATGCTCGGCCGGCGACTCGCGGGCGCGACCGTGCTCATCGTCGGCGCCGGCCGCATCGGCCGCGAGACCGCGCGGCTCGCCGAGGCCTTCGGCGCCCGGCCCGTGCTCGCCGGCCGCGGCGACGACCTCGACTCGCTGCTCCGCGAGGCCGACATCGTCTCGCTGCACGTGCCGCTCGGCGACGACACGCGCCACCTCGTCGACGCCCGGCGCCTGCGCCTGATGAAGCCGACGGCGGTGCTGATCAACACCTCCCGCGGTGCCGTCGTGGACGAGGAAGCGCTCGCCGCCGCGCTGCACGAGGGTGTGATCGCGGGGGCGGGGCTCGACGTGTACGAGCACGAGCCCGAGGTGTGCGAGAAGCTGCTGCCGCTCAAGAACGTCGTGCTCTCGCCCCACCTCGGCAGCGCCACCCGCGACACCCGCATCGCGATGGGGATGCTCTGCGTCGAGGCGCTGCGCGCCGTGCTGCTCGAGGGCCGCACGCCGGCCAACGCCGTCACGTAGCCTTCCCGGCCGTGCCGGAGTACGGCTGCCAGGCGATGTGGGGGACGCTCGAGCGCGTGCTCGTACGCCGCCCCCTGCCCGCGGACGCGGATCATGTCGCCCGCTACGCCTGGCGGGGCGAACCCGATCCGGCGGCGGCGGCCGCCGAGCACGAGGCGCTCTGCCTGCTGCTCGAGGCGGCCGGCGCGGAGGTCGTCGTCTCCGAGCACGATCCGGGCAACCCCGACGCGATCTACGTCTACGACCCCGTGCTCGTCGGTGATGCCGGCGCCGCGCTCCTCATGCCCGGCAAGGAGGGTCGCCGCGGCGAGCCCGCCGGCATCGCAACCACCCTCGAGGCCGCCGGCGTGCCGGTCGCCTCGACGATGGCGCTGCCCGCGACCGCCGAGGGTGGAGACACGGTCTGGCTCGACCACGACACGCTGCTCGTCGGCCACGGCTATCGCACGGGCGCGGCAGGGATCGCGGCGCTGCGCGCGGCCTTCCCCGCCGTCGAGGTGGTCGTGTTCGACCTGCCGCACTGGAACGGCGCCGGCGAGGTCATGCACCTCATGTCCTTCATCTCGCCGCTCGACCGCGACCTCGCGCTCGTCTACCCCCGCATCGCTCCGACGCGCCTGCTGGAGCTGCTGGCCGAGCGTGGGATCGGCGTCGTCGAGGTGCCCGACGAGGAGTTCGCGTCGATGGGCTCCAACGTGCTCGCGCTCGGGCCGCGGCGCGCGCTCGCGCTGGAGGGCAACGACGTCACGCGCCGGCGTATGGAGAAGGCGGGCGTGGACGTCGTCAGCTATGCCGGCGACCACATCTCGCGGCTCGGCGACGGAGGGCCGACCTGCCTCACGCGGCCGCTCCTGCGCAGGCAGGGATGAGCGCGCCGCTCGGGGACGGCTTCCTAGGGCTCGAACGCGAGCTGGCGGTGCTCGGAGAGGCCGGACACGCCCACTCCCACGAGCCGTAGCGCTCCCGGCCGGTCGCGCAGGCCGCGGTCGAGGAGGCCGCAGGCGAGCTCGGCGATCCGGTCGGCCTCGTCGATCGGCGCCGGTAGCGTCGTCGAGCGCGAGCGGATCGAGAAGTCCGCGTAGCGCAACTTCGCCGTCACCGTCCGTCCCGACACGCCCGAGCGCCGCATCCGCGCCGCCAGCTCCTCGGCCAGGCGCCGCAGCTCGGCGTGCAGCAGCGACCGTTCGGCGATGTCGCGCTCGAACGTCTCCTCGACCGAGAGGGAGATGCGCTCGGCCTCGAGCTCGAGGTCGCGCGGGTCGACGCCGAGCGCGCGGTCGCGCAGGAGCATGCCCACCGCTCCGGGCAGCACGGCGCGCAGCTCCACGTCGGTCAGAGCGGCGAGATCCCCGATCGTCTTCACTCCCGCGGCGGCGAGCCGCTCCTCCGCGCGCGGGCCGACGCCCGGCAGCGTGCGCACCGGGAACGGGGCGAGGAAGCGCGCTTCCCTCCCGGGCGGCACGACCGTGATGCCGCCGGGCTTGCGCCGGTCGGACGCGACCTTGCACACGACCTTCGAGGTCGAGACGCCGAGCGAGCACGAGAGCGAGGTGGCAGCCCGCACCGACGTCTGCACCGCCTGGGCGACCTTCCGCGCGGCCGTGAACTCGGACACGACGGTGCCGAGATCGAGGTACCCCTCGTCGATCCCGACCTGCTCGACCCGCGGCACCACCTCGCGGATCGCCGTCCACACGGCCTCCGAGTACTGCCGGTAGACGGCATGGCGCGGGCGCAGGAACACGACCTCGGGGCAGCGCCGGAGCGCCTCGGCAGAGCTCATCGCCGACCGGATCCCGAAGCGGCGCGCGACGTAGTTCGCCGTCGCCACCACGCCGCGACCCTGCGGGTCGCCGCCCACCACGAGCGGCCGCGCGCGCAGCGACGGGTCCTCAAGCTCCTCGACCGCGGCGAAGAAGGCATCGAGGTCGACGTGCGCGAGAATCGGCATCGGCCCAAGGCTACGGTGCGCCGGTGATCACCGCTCCCCCGCCGCCGCGCTGCGCCGCTTCCGTGGCCGACCTTCAGGTATATTTTTTGTAGCTAGTACCCGGTGATCATCCGTCACCGCATTCGCAAGGAGCGTGAACCAGCGTGAGCAAGCTGCTGCTCGTCCCTCTCGACGACATCGTCGTCTTCCCGAACATGAGCGTCACCCTGACCGTCGACGTCGGCGACGAGGAGCGCGTGCTGCTCGTGCCCAAGCACGAGGGCGAGTATGCGAAGGTCGGCACCGTCGCGGAGGTGACGGACCGTGTGCGCCTGCCCGGCGGCGGGCTCGCCGTGGCGCTGAACGGTCTGCACCGGGGCATCGCCGGCGCTGCCGAGACCGATGCACGGGGACGCCTCTTCGTGGAGGTGGACGAGCGGCCGGACGAGAGCGAGAGCACGGAGGCGATCCGGGAGCTCGAGACGCAGTACCGCGCCGTCGTCGAGGAGATCCTGGAGCTGCGGGGCGACGACGGCCGCATCGCCGCCTTCGTGCGTTCCATCAGCGAGCCGGGCGCGCTCGCCGACACCTCTGGCTACTCGCCCGATCTCACCTTCGCGCAGAAGGTGCAGATCCTCGAGGCGGTCGACGTGGTCGAGCGACTCGAGCTGTCGCTGCAGCTGCAGCGCGAGCGCCTGACGCTGATGCAGCTGCGCCAGCGCATCCGCGAGGACGTCAACACGGGGATGGAGAAGCAGCAGCGCGAGTACATCCTGCGCAAGCAGCTCGAGTCGATCCGCAAGGAGCTCGGCGAGGACGAGACGTCCGTCGTCGACGAGTTCCGTGCGAAGATCGCCGAGTCGGCGATGCCCGACCACGTGCGCGAGCAGGCGGAGCGCGAGCTCTCCCGCTTCGAGCGCA
Encoded proteins:
- a CDS encoding aminotransferase class V-fold PLP-dependent enzyme; the encoded protein is MSRVGDAVRAEFPILERATYLNACSQGALSHRVRAAYEEYLAGWDANGAEWEFWVERAETARAGFARLLHGAPDEVAVTTSVSQGVSAIVSALPFERGGRNRIVIGEYEFPTVGQIAHAQELRGAEVVHVRPERDGSIPVERFAEAIDERTALVCCTAISYRTGHRSDVAAIAEAAHARGALVLADSYQAVGAIEVDVRTLGADFVAGGTVKYLLASAGLGFLWVRGGLLPELLPTQTGWFADEDIFRMDISDYSPHATARRFDAGTPPVPNIYAGVAGLSLVEEAGVPAIEAHVRGLNTRLIEGLHEMGATVVTPADPAQRGPLVCVRSTDAPALVASLLEERIVCSLRDANLRVAAHYYNTDEDVDTLLAALGRRRHLLA
- a CDS encoding ABC transporter ATP-binding protein produces the protein MGEKLLDLQGVSMAFGGLTVIDGLDLHVDEGEIVSVIGPNGAGKTTLFNLVTGVYEPSAGDIVFAGESIKGLEPHRITRKGIARTFQTLRLFLNMSVRENVMAAAYGHTRAGVFRSMFRTPGQRREEKEIRELAERCLAFFGERLMGYRWDQPAYSLSYANRRRLEIARATATKPRLLLLDEPAAGMNPKETQEITELIGKLRSEGGFTILVIEHDMHVVEGISDRVVALDHGVKIAEGSFEDVATAPQVVEAYLGTGGMARK
- a CDS encoding cupin domain-containing protein — its product is MGVVSAHGSIPPRRGSELALETVRLGPGEALEAGDGGHDVLLFAFAGAGTLAGEPLPAGAAALLAQGEQAALAAGEGGLAAVRVTVGAGTDMHAPMGARERIVAIDDVEPGKATGSRSFQVLFGPHNGSTRATMFVGYIPPGRAPWHYHLYDEIVWVWRGPGRYHSGDTVEELPDGAAFRIAPRQVHIVENLSSERELAVLGIFTPAGSPSAAYLMPDVAAAAYVIG
- a CDS encoding branched-chain amino acid ABC transporter permease, which encodes MDNFIQFTVNALTLGSVYALIALGYSLVYGILKLLNFAHGDVFMVGAFIGFGVLQALGGAADPVISIWFVLVLVMLSAMAGCAILGVAIERFAYRPLRNAPRIAPLISALGVSFFLTYSMQLMFGSQQRDYNAFAMANGALFFKGFDIGSVRVPLLRIVIVVSAFVLMILLWLLVTKTRIGKAMRATSYDREAAAMMGIDIDRVIVFAFVLGSALAGAAGVMFALRAPASVTIGFVAGLKGFTAAVIGGIGSIPGAMAGGLILGFAESFTQGYISTRWSDLFVFLILIAFMLLRPQGLFGKADIKKV
- a CDS encoding ABC transporter ATP-binding protein → MSAAAPLLQLEGINTYYGQIHILQDSSMVVGEGELVCLLGGNASGKSTTLKTILGIVAPRTGRVLLGGEDVTRMPTAHRIRRGLAIVPENRRLFGPMTVLENLEMGAYLRPKADLKEEFERVYTLFPLLYERRSQLAGTLSGGEQQMVAMGRALMSKPKLLLMDEPSMGLAPVLVERSFEIIKQVNDAGVAMLVVEQNANVSLSIADRGYVLSTGRVVLEGKAADLLQNEELRKAYLGR
- a CDS encoding branched-chain amino acid ABC transporter substrate-binding protein; the protein is MRKRGGVVLALALGAAAALASTAGAGSAQVARSQALSCNGTLKIALMAPLTGDAGFLGNEQLSWTKYAVKTLAPKFGLKIKLLAGDTQLDPQIAASLAQKYVADKGVVAVIGPSTSGAVAATSQTLFQAGLAHISPSATRTSLTKGTSRQATPGFFRVIADDGIQGPGDARFMIEKLKVKKVVLIDAQEPYSVGLADATQAYLKSKGVTTIRESVSINQSDFSSIVTKVPNDTDIVFAPFQQPPKAQTLAQQLLEQGKKAKVFGGDGTADADKFNVPGSYVSNFAAPISNFAYNKAIIDGWKKDNPGQSLGVFGPPAYGAVQVALNAIRLACNQGKGQLKDRRDVIRNVKRIRVKNWILGGDFRFSTKTNDPLNGAFYIFQVQPDKTYKLVG
- a CDS encoding branched-chain amino acid ABC transporter permease, producing the protein MSEQRPPESAGTTPAVGKDEWVARLDDNRARRTGLPGVVEERLRNVPWWAWLTLFVAAVAALPIVYDSGYVRRVAFDTVVYMLLALGLNVVVGWGGLLDLGYVAFYGIGAYSYALLSSNQFDVHLPTLVTVPLVVAIGAVVGLLVGLPSRRLSGDYLAIVTLFFFQLFIVVVTNGDHLFGTNVTGGSNGIGGVEADVDPFNLFGRDLVVSTGGIFNVWYLYVALAFFVVVFVLLRFVNHSRIGRAWRSLREDPLAAEMMGMPVNWLKLLAFSFGAAVAALSGTIFAGLNGGVFPTTFAFPLLITVYTMVILGGSGSQAGVVVGAILVNVLLELLRDPGQSRYLFYFLIVVGLLAIFRLSVRLAVVLGGTIVLGFAVHAIASSISDAAVSGASNGGGWLADALRQWVITPSSLGAWAPISYVALVSLVLVLTLLAGWVRIAVLVPTLYLAAFVWENVMLAKPEATRFIVLGAILVAVMIVRPSGLLGEKRVEIV